The nucleotide sequence CGGCTACGCCACGCATCTGGAGCGTATCGGCACGCGCATCATCAACGGCTCGGCGGCCACGGCCATCGAAACCAACAAGGCCCGGCAGCTGTCGTTGTTTGAGTCGCTGGGGCTGAAATACCCGGCTTCGCGGGTTATCAACCACGCCTCGCGGGCCGTGGACGCCGCGCGTGAATTGCGCTTTCCGGTGGTGGTGAAGGTGAACATTGGCGGCAGCGGCGCCGGCATTATCCGCTTCGATACGCCCGAAGGCCTGCAGGCCGCCGTCGACAACAACCAGATTGACCTGGGCATCGACCAGACGGCGCTGGTGCAGGAGTACGTGACGCCCCGCGGCGGCCATATTCACCGCGTGGAAACGCTCAATGGCAAGTTTCTCTACGCCATGAAAGTGTACACCACCGGCGAGAGCTTCAACCTGTGCCCGGCCGAAATCTGCCAGATTCCGGAAGAGCAGTCGGCCGAGTTCTGCCTGACCGAAGCCCCGAAAAAGGGCATCCAGGTGGAAGCCTTCACGCCACCCGCCGACGTAATTGAAGCCGTGGAGCGCATCGTGGCGGCCGCCAAAATCGACGTGGGCGGCATCGAATACCTCATCGACGACCGCACCGGCGACGTGCTGTTCTACGACATCAACGCTCTGTCCAACTTTGTGGCCGACGCCGTGAACGTGGTCGGCTTCGACCCCTACGCCCGCTTCGTGGACTACCTGGAGTCGCAGTTGCCAGTGGCGGCGGTGGCGCGGGAAGAAGTAGCCACGGTGTAGAGACGCAATATTTTGCGTCTCGTCGATGAACGATCTGCATCGCGCAGATCAAGCAACATCAGCAACGGCGAGACGCAAAATATTGCGTCTCTACATCGCAGACCGTCCCAACGATTCATATTCCACTTTATAGTCGGCCCTGCTGGCGGTAAGAGCCGCAACGAAGCGGTAGAGATGCTTCGGCTTCGCTCAGCATGACGTTCTATCAATCTCAACTCAACGAACCATGAAATTTGGCTATTGGATGCCCATTTTCGGGGGCTGGCTGCGCAACGTCGAGGACGAGCAGATGCCCACCGACTGGAGCTACGTGAAGCAGCTGGCGCAGCGCAGCGAAGCCCTGGGCTACGACCTGACGCTGATTGCGGAGCTGTACCTGAACGATATCAAAGGCACCGAAGCCCCGTCGCTGGAGGCTTGGAGCACGGCCGCCGCGCTGGCCGCCGTGACCGAGCAGCTGGAAATTATGGTGGCCGTGCGCCCCACTTTCCATAACCCCGCGCTGCTGGCTAAGCAGGCCGCCAACATCGATTTGATTGCGCCCGGGCGGTTGTCGCTGAACGTGGTATCGAGCTGGTGGAAGGATGAGGCCACCAAGTATGGCCTGCACTTCGAGCAGCACGACGACCGGTACGCCCGCACCCGCGAGTGGCTGGACGTGGTGACCAACGTGTGGAAGCAGGACCATTTCAGCTACGACGGCAAGTATTACCAGGTGGCCGATAACGTGCTGCAGCCCAAGCCAGCCAAAGTCCCGTTCCTGTACGCCGGCGGCGAATCGGAAGCGGCCAAGGACTTGATTTCGACCCAGTGCGACGGTTACGTGATGCACGGCGACTCGCCGGAGCTCATCGGCGCCCGCATTGCCGACATGCGTCGTCGCCGCGAACAGAAAGGCCTGCCGCCCATGAAGTTTGGCGTGGCCGGCTATACCATCGTGCGCGACTCGGAGCAGGATGTGAAAAAGGAGCTGGACCGCATCACCAACGTGAAGGCCTCGGCCTCGGGCTACGGCAACTACCAGCAGTGGCTGGCCGGCACCCAGCTGGAGCAGCAGGTGTCGCTGCACGACTACTCGGTGTCCAACCGTGGCCTGCGCACCGGCCTGACCGGCACGCCGGCCCAGCTGCAGGACCGGATTGGCGCTTTCGAGGACGTAGGCGTGGATTTCTTCCTGTTGCAGGCTAGCCCGCAGCTGGAGGAAATGGAGCGTTTCTCCGAATCCGTTATCCAGACGCTGGTGTAGCGTCGTTACTTTCAAACGTCAATCTCTCACGTACTGGCGGGCAGCCTGCCCCTAACCAGTTGCCTATCACCCCACTACCAGCAAGGCGCCGCTACACAACGGCTGCGTGCGTCTTCACCCTCTTTCATGCTTAGAAAATCACTGGAACTGCTGCGGCAGGAGGCGGCCGAAACCGGCGCCGGAACGCTCAAACGAAGCCTGAATGGCTTCAACCTCATTACCATCGGCATCGGCGTAATTATCGGGGCGGGCCTGTTCTCGCTCACGGGCATTGCCGCCGCCAACAACGCCGGCCCGGCCGTAACGCTGTCGTTTGTGGTGGCGGCGGTGGGCTGCGCCTTCTCGGCGCTGTGCTACGCCGAGTTTGCCTCCATGGTGCCGGTGTCGGGCTCGGCCTATACTTACGCCTACGCCACCATGGGCGAGCTGTTTGCCTGGATTATCGGCTGGGACTTGGTGCTCGAATACTCGGTAGGCGCGGCCACGGTGGCCATCAGCTGGTCGCAGTACCTGCTCAAGTTCCTGAGCAAGTACGGCATCATTGTGCCGCCGCAGCTGGTGATGTCGCCGTTTGAAACGGCCACGCTGGCCGACGGCAGCACGGTGCACGGCTTTGTCAATATTCCGGCCATGCTGATTGTGCTGGCCATCACCATGATTATCATTCGGGGCACGTCGGGCTCGGCGTGGTTCAATGCGCTGGTCGTGACGCTGAAGGTGTCGGTGGTGCTGGTGTTTATCGCGCTGGGCTGGCAGTATATCGATCCGGCCAACTACCAACCATACATTCCGCAGAATACCGGGGTGTTTGGTGAGTTTGGCTGGAGCGGTATTCTGCGTGGGGCCGGGGTGGTGTTCTTCGTGTTCATCGGGTTTGATATCGTGGCCACCATGGCCCAGGAAACCAAGAATCCGCAGCGCAATATGCCCATCGGCATCATTGGCTCGCTCGTTATCTGCACCATTCTATTCGTGCTGTTCGGGCACGTGATGACCGGCTTGGCCAATTACACCGAGTTCAAGAACAGCGCCGCGCCGGTGGCTATTGCCATTGAGAAAACGCCTTACGCCTGGCTGTCGTCGGCCGTGATTCTGGCCATCATCATCGGCTATACCTCCGTAATTCTGGTGGACTTGCTAGGCCAGAGCCGGGTGTTTTTCAGCATGGCCAAAGACGGCCTGCTGCCCCCGGTTTTCGCCCGGATTCACGAACGGTTCCGCACGCCGCTGCAGTCAAACCTGCTGCTGGGGCTGTTCATTGCGCTGTTCGCTGGCTTCGTGCCGATTTCGGTGGTGGGCGAGATGACGAGCATCGGTACGCTGCTGGCCTTCGTGATGGTGTGCGTAGGCATCCTCATCATGCGCAAGCGCGAGCCCGACGCCCCGCGCGGGTTCCGCACGCCCTGGGTGCCGCTGGTGCCCATTCTCGGCATCCTGACCTGCGTGCTGATGATGGTGTCGCTGCCCTGGGAAACGTGGCTACGGCTGGCCGTATGGCTGGCTATCGGCCTGGCCATCTACTTCGGCTACGGCCGCAAGCACAGTAAGCTGGGAAATGAATTAAAAATCAAGAATTAAAAATTGAGCATTGGGCCGGTATGGCCCGCCGCAACAGCCGGGGCCGGGAGGTTCCGGCTGTTTGCGTTATGGGGTGGCTTGCGGAGAAAAAACCGGTCGGCGCCGGGTTTCTGCGTATAACGAGGCTATGTCTACTCGTCGCACGTTCCTTTCTTCGCTCGCGCTGGCTGCCACGGCGGCCGCGCTGCCTTCTTCGCTTATGGCCATGCCCCTCGCCGCCCGTCCCAAAGTGCTGTTGTTCGATGTCAACGAAACCCTACTCGACCTGCGCAAGCTGCAGAGGGCCATCAACGAGGAGTTTAAATGGGAGTTTGCCTTCAAGCAGTGGTTTTCGCTGCTGCTGCAATACTCGCTCGTAGATACCACCACGGCCGCTTACCACGATTTCGGGCAGATTGGGGCCGCCGCCCTCGATATGCTGGCGCAGTCCTTGGGCCAGTCGGCCCGCCCCGAAGCGCGCAAGAAGGAGCTGCTGGCCCTCATCACCGAGCTGCCACCGCACCCCGACGTAGTGCCCGCCCTCACGCGCCTGCAGAAAGCCGGATTCCGCATGGCCACGCTCACCAACTCATCGGGCCCGGCCGTGAAAAAGCAGATAGCCTACGCCGGCCTCGGCAGCTTCTTCGAGCAACTGCTGAGCGTGGACGTTGTGCAGCGCTACAAGCCCCACCCCGACACCTACCGCATGGCCTGCCAGAAGCTCCAGGTGGCTCCCGCCGACACGTTGCTGATTGCGGCCCACGGCTGGGATACGGCCGGAGCCGTGCGCGCCGGCCTGCAGGCGGCCTTCGTGGCACGCTCTGGCCAAGCGCTGTACCCGCTGGCCGCCGCCCCCGCCTACACCGGCCCTACTGTAGCGGATATTGCCCGGCAGTTGGGCGCGTAGGAGGTGCCGTTAAGCAGTGGAATTGGGGGTTTCTGCGGTTGGGATTAGGCCTGCTGACACGTAGCTTTGAGCCCGTATCCAGCTTATTCTATCTTCTGTGGAAACTATAGTTGCGCTTCCCGTCCCGGCCGTTCAAGCCAAATCAGTCTATCCCACCATCAAAGAAAGCTGGGGTTTTCTGGGGTGGTATTTGTTGTTTTCATTAGTGGTGGGAGTGCCGGTTCTGCTGATAGTGGAGAAGCTGCTTTCCTTGCCCACGGCCGTAGCGCTATTGCTGTTTGCGGTAGCTGGCAACGGTACGCTGCTGTGGTTTCTGCGGCGGCGGTACTCCGGCCGCTGGCCCGGTATCAACATGCACGGGCGGGTGCCCGGCTGGCTGATTGTGGCGCTGCCCGTGCTGGTGCTGGCGGCTGATATGGTGCTTTCGCTGATAGACCTGCTGCACCTGCCGGCCTTCGTGTCAGAATCCACCTACCAGAAATTGCTGCAACTGCCCGTTGCCGCGTTTTTGATTTTGTGCGTGGCGGCTCCGGTGCTGGAGGAGCTGTTGCTGCGGGGCGTGGTGCTGCAGGGGCTGCTGCGCAACTTTCCCGACCGGCCGTGGGTGGCCATCGGGCAGTCGGCTCTGGTTTTTGGGGTGATGCACTTCAATCCGCCGCAAAGCCTGGCCACATTTCTGCTGGGGGTGCTGATGGGCTGGCTGTATTACCGCACCCGCTCGCTGTGGCTGTGCATAGGCGTACATTTTCTCAACAACCTGTTCGCTTCCACGTCCATGCTGGCTAACAAAGGAGTTTCCAGGCATGAAGAGGTTACGGCTGCGTTTGGGGCGCCCTGGATATACACCGCGGTGGTGGCCCTGAGCGTTCTGGTACTGGCTGGGCTGTTGTGGCGCGTGCACCAGACCACTACGCCACCAGCCGAACCCGTTTCGAAGGAAGCGCAACCAATGGTAGAGGCACGCAGCCCAGCTGAGTAGCCTGGCAGCCAGCAGGTAATTTGGGGGAACTCCTACACCGGTCTGTGCCGGCAGGAGACATTTTCAGGTAATGAGCCGCAACTCAGGCTACTTAAGCCGCCCCTCGTTTCAGCAGCTTCTGCATCGTTTCGCGTACCTGGGGCTCGGCGTTAGTGAGCAGCAACAGGCCGCCGTACACGGCCGTCAGCAGGGTGGAGCGCAGCAGCATCGTGACGAACAGGGAGTGCACGAATGGCACCAGCCACGCCGTCAGCCCCGCCACGGCCGCCAGCAGCAGAATCAGCGGTACGCGTTTATCAAACGGCTGCAGCCCGAAGCTGTGCCACACAAACCAGGTGCGCGCAATATTGATGAGCACCATGGCTACGGAAGCTGCCACGGCAGCGCCCGTTAGGCCGAGGCGCGGAATCAGCAGCAGATTCATGAGCACCGTGGCGCCGGCCAGCGAGGCATTGAACACCAAGTCGTAGCGGTAGCGTGGCGACGTGACGACGATGAGGCCGTTGACGCCGGTGATGCCATCAAACAGCCGGCCAGCCAGTAGAATGAGTACCGAGGTGGCGCCGGCGGCGTAGGCCGGCTTCATCTGGGCAAAGATGAAGTCGAGGTTGAGGCCGATGCCCAGCGCCAGATAGCAGCCCAGCAGCGTATTGAGGCGGGTGGTGCGCTGGTAGAAATCGGCCATGCGGGCGTGGTCGTTGTCTTTCCAGTAGTCGGCCAGCAGCGGGAAGGCAATTTTGTACAGCGCCCGAAACGGCAGCACCAGCGCCGTGCTGATGAAAAACGCCACGCTGTAGATACCGGCCCCATCAAAACTGACCTTGGAGCCGACCATCAGCGAGTCGATGGTGGTGATGATGACGCCCGACACGTTGCCGAGCAGCGCGAAGGCCCCAAAGCTGAGCATTTCGCCGAGTGGCCGCACCCGTAGCGCCGCCCGCGTGGGCCGCAGGTGCAGCTCGCCGATGTAGGCCGTGTAGAGCGTGAGCAGCAGCGCAATGCTACTGCTGGCCCCGATGTACCATAGCACGTAGCCGTGGAAGTTGAGGTAGCCGCCGCCAAACAGCAGCGCCCCGGCCGTAATCAGCAGCCGCAGGATGATTTCCTGCGCAAACGACGAGAAGGCCGTGTGGTAGAGCGACTTCAGGTAAGTATCCTGCAGGTTGAGCAGCAGCGTGAACAAGGCCAGCACCAGCCCCCAGATGTAATACTCGCGCAGCAAATCGGCGTCCTTGGCGTACCAGCTCAGCACCAGCGGCTTGCCCGCCAGGTACACCGCCGCCACCAGCCCGAAACCCAGCAGCGGCACGCCTAGCAGAAACGGCAGAAACCCCCGGTGCCCGGTTTCGGGCTGCCGGAAATACGGGAAAAACCGGACGCCCATGTTGCCGAACCCAAACGCCGATACCTGCGCAAACATGGTGGCCAGTGCCACCAGTACGCTGGTCAGGCCAATCTGGCGCGGCTCCAGCACTTTGGGCAGCACCAGCACCGTATTCACAAAGCCCAGCGCCAGGCCCGCGTAAGAAATAACCGTGTTGCGCAGCCCCTGCCGCCGAACGATACCCAAGATGGTGGATTAGTGGATTGGTGAATTAGTGGATTGAGTGGGGAAGAGTGGGCTAGAATGCAGCGTCAAAACGCTCAATCCACCACCCCAGCATCCCACCAATCCACCACATCCGTGCCGTTGACGAAGGCCGTGTTGCGGCTGCGAAGGTAGTGCATCAGCTCGGCGAACTGGCGCGGGCCGGTGGCGGTATTGGCGGGGTCGAAGTGGTCGTTGTGCCAGAGCAGCGTGCAGACGCCGCCGAACCGCCCGATTTCCCGGAACATGGGCGTCAGGGCCGGCAGGATTTCGTCGGGGGCCAGCTGCAGATAGTTGGGGTGGTGCAGCGTAGCATCCATGACGTTGAGCGGGATTTCCAGGAAGTCGAACCGCTTGCCGGTTTGGAAGTCGAATGGCTGGAACGGCAGGCAGTAGGAGTTGCGGAAGCCGTAGTGCTCGGCAAAGCCCAGCGTGGAATCGTACTCAAAAGCCAGATCATCCACCAAAGCCGGCGTAATGCGTGGCTCCCATTGCAGATAGTGGAAGCGCACCCCTGGGACATTGTCGGGAGTGCAGAAGCCAATGGATGCTTCCTGCATCAGCTGGCTGGCATTACTGGAAGTGCCGATGCTGGCGTGTAAGCGAATTTCAGCTCCAGCAGCTTCCAGTGCCCGGATACGGGGCAGCACAGTTATAAGTTTATAATCCGCATTGGGTGTACTGTCGGCTGCTTTCCGGTGCTCAGGCAGAAAGAAAAACGTGCTCTTCGCCCCGAATTCCGCCACTGTGCGCTGCACCAGCTCCAGGTTGTTCCAGGCGTCGGGCTGCGTGAAATGCCGCCACAGCTGCCGCCCGAAATTCAGCAGCCGGCCACTGCGAAGAGCGACTTTAGCCGGCGCCTTCCAAGCGCCGTGCAGGCTGTCGATATCGTGCGTGACGAAGGTGGCAAAGGGCGCGCCACCCGCCCAGCGGCGCGGCGCCAGCGGCTGGTCCGTGGCGTGCTCCACGGCCGTTTTCAGCACCTCAAAGTAATAATTGACGACGGGCACGGCCACGAAGCCGTAGCGGTGCTGCACGCTGGCCGCAAACGGAAAGCGTCCGTGCCGGTCCCGCTCGTCGGAGAAGAACTCCTGCCAGCCGCTGAGCAGGTAAAACGCCACCGACACGATATCAGCATTGATGCGCGCCCGGCCGGCCGGCAACAGCTCCAGTAGCGGCGCTTTGGGGTTCGGGTCAAAGAAAAACGGCAGTTGCTGCCCGTGCCAGTCGCGCCAGTTAGGCGGGGCGGGGTAGGGGCAGGTTTCGGTAAAGAAAGTGCCGGCCGCCTCCGCAATTTCCACCTGCGGCTGCGTGGCGGCATAGCCGATGGCCATCTTTGGTACGCCGTCGTAGGCCTGCCGGAAATGGTGCAGCACGTATGCCAGCCGGCTTTCGGGCGTGGTGGCAACGGTGGGAGGTAGCAGCGGCAACGTGTGTAGCATACGCTTTAGCTTGTGCCGGATTTCTGGTGAAAAATAGAGCGGCGTACTGATTTTGGGGCGTGTTCCGCGCACAAGCTAAAGCTTATG is from Hymenobacter yonginensis and encodes:
- a CDS encoding ATP-grasp domain-containing protein, producing MSSLQKPIGIYFEHPEWFKPLFAELDRRGLPYEKIDAAHHLFNPSEKESRYSLVVNRMSSSAYLRGHGQGIFHTAGYATHLERIGTRIINGSAATAIETNKARQLSLFESLGLKYPASRVINHASRAVDAARELRFPVVVKVNIGGSGAGIIRFDTPEGLQAAVDNNQIDLGIDQTALVQEYVTPRGGHIHRVETLNGKFLYAMKVYTTGESFNLCPAEICQIPEEQSAEFCLTEAPKKGIQVEAFTPPADVIEAVERIVAAAKIDVGGIEYLIDDRTGDVLFYDINALSNFVADAVNVVGFDPYARFVDYLESQLPVAAVAREEVATV
- a CDS encoding LLM class flavin-dependent oxidoreductase produces the protein MKFGYWMPIFGGWLRNVEDEQMPTDWSYVKQLAQRSEALGYDLTLIAELYLNDIKGTEAPSLEAWSTAAALAAVTEQLEIMVAVRPTFHNPALLAKQAANIDLIAPGRLSLNVVSSWWKDEATKYGLHFEQHDDRYARTREWLDVVTNVWKQDHFSYDGKYYQVADNVLQPKPAKVPFLYAGGESEAAKDLISTQCDGYVMHGDSPELIGARIADMRRRREQKGLPPMKFGVAGYTIVRDSEQDVKKELDRITNVKASASGYGNYQQWLAGTQLEQQVSLHDYSVSNRGLRTGLTGTPAQLQDRIGAFEDVGVDFFLLQASPQLEEMERFSESVIQTLV
- a CDS encoding amino acid permease, encoding MLRKSLELLRQEAAETGAGTLKRSLNGFNLITIGIGVIIGAGLFSLTGIAAANNAGPAVTLSFVVAAVGCAFSALCYAEFASMVPVSGSAYTYAYATMGELFAWIIGWDLVLEYSVGAATVAISWSQYLLKFLSKYGIIVPPQLVMSPFETATLADGSTVHGFVNIPAMLIVLAITMIIIRGTSGSAWFNALVVTLKVSVVLVFIALGWQYIDPANYQPYIPQNTGVFGEFGWSGILRGAGVVFFVFIGFDIVATMAQETKNPQRNMPIGIIGSLVICTILFVLFGHVMTGLANYTEFKNSAAPVAIAIEKTPYAWLSSAVILAIIIGYTSVILVDLLGQSRVFFSMAKDGLLPPVFARIHERFRTPLQSNLLLGLFIALFAGFVPISVVGEMTSIGTLLAFVMVCVGILIMRKREPDAPRGFRTPWVPLVPILGILTCVLMMVSLPWETWLRLAVWLAIGLAIYFGYGRKHSKLGNELKIKN
- a CDS encoding haloacid dehalogenase type II, yielding MSTRRTFLSSLALAATAAALPSSLMAMPLAARPKVLLFDVNETLLDLRKLQRAINEEFKWEFAFKQWFSLLLQYSLVDTTTAAYHDFGQIGAAALDMLAQSLGQSARPEARKKELLALITELPPHPDVVPALTRLQKAGFRMATLTNSSGPAVKKQIAYAGLGSFFEQLLSVDVVQRYKPHPDTYRMACQKLQVAPADTLLIAAHGWDTAGAVRAGLQAAFVARSGQALYPLAAAPAYTGPTVADIARQLGA
- a CDS encoding CPBP family intramembrane glutamic endopeptidase, which produces MLFSLVVGVPVLLIVEKLLSLPTAVALLLFAVAGNGTLLWFLRRRYSGRWPGINMHGRVPGWLIVALPVLVLAADMVLSLIDLLHLPAFVSESTYQKLLQLPVAAFLILCVAAPVLEELLLRGVVLQGLLRNFPDRPWVAIGQSALVFGVMHFNPPQSLATFLLGVLMGWLYYRTRSLWLCIGVHFLNNLFASTSMLANKGVSRHEEVTAAFGAPWIYTAVVALSVLVLAGLLWRVHQTTTPPAEPVSKEAQPMVEARSPAE
- a CDS encoding lipopolysaccharide biosynthesis protein, producing the protein MGIVRRQGLRNTVISYAGLALGFVNTVLVLPKVLEPRQIGLTSVLVALATMFAQVSAFGFGNMGVRFFPYFRQPETGHRGFLPFLLGVPLLGFGLVAAVYLAGKPLVLSWYAKDADLLREYYIWGLVLALFTLLLNLQDTYLKSLYHTAFSSFAQEIILRLLITAGALLFGGGYLNFHGYVLWYIGASSSIALLLTLYTAYIGELHLRPTRAALRVRPLGEMLSFGAFALLGNVSGVIITTIDSLMVGSKVSFDGAGIYSVAFFISTALVLPFRALYKIAFPLLADYWKDNDHARMADFYQRTTRLNTLLGCYLALGIGLNLDFIFAQMKPAYAAGATSVLILLAGRLFDGITGVNGLIVVTSPRYRYDLVFNASLAGATVLMNLLLIPRLGLTGAAVAASVAMVLINIARTWFVWHSFGLQPFDKRVPLILLLAAVAGLTAWLVPFVHSLFVTMLLRSTLLTAVYGGLLLLTNAEPQVRETMQKLLKRGAA
- a CDS encoding DUF7033 domain-containing protein; protein product: MLHTLPLLPPTVATTPESRLAYVLHHFRQAYDGVPKMAIGYAATQPQVEIAEAAGTFFTETCPYPAPPNWRDWHGQQLPFFFDPNPKAPLLELLPAGRARINADIVSVAFYLLSGWQEFFSDERDRHGRFPFAASVQHRYGFVAVPVVNYYFEVLKTAVEHATDQPLAPRRWAGGAPFATFVTHDIDSLHGAWKAPAKVALRSGRLLNFGRQLWRHFTQPDAWNNLELVQRTVAEFGAKSTFFFLPEHRKAADSTPNADYKLITVLPRIRALEAAGAEIRLHASIGTSSNASQLMQEASIGFCTPDNVPGVRFHYLQWEPRITPALVDDLAFEYDSTLGFAEHYGFRNSYCLPFQPFDFQTGKRFDFLEIPLNVMDATLHHPNYLQLAPDEILPALTPMFREIGRFGGVCTLLWHNDHFDPANTATGPRQFAELMHYLRSRNTAFVNGTDVVDWWDAGVVD